A window of Macrotis lagotis isolate mMagLag1 chromosome X, bilby.v1.9.chrom.fasta, whole genome shotgun sequence contains these coding sequences:
- the LOC141499239 gene encoding desmoglein-2-like codes for SPFFTPGTSAWLIPKELKVGTSEVHLSVSDNQGLSCPEKQILKLTVCNCVSGSGCVQPLVDNYVGLGAGAIGLMIFAFLLLLLIPLLLLLCHCGGAGAGAKGFTVIPGTVEMLHPWNNEGAPPEDKVVTSLLTTDHGGNFGASAGGGSRTGVLLGSETTRRESSLGHQTMTMVDGVWEEHRSLLSSEIKRTGGAAGAISGVSMMGASGATSGTTTMGASGAMSGTSTMGAAGVMSGTTMMGAAGATGSRTVTGALNEEFLKSYFSEKAVSFADDEIETGRDCLLVYSQEETQSLHGSVGCCSFIEADWDDNYLDDLGIKFKTLAEICIGQTIETASETGLSHKVHTKASVNTVSPSVYEQNTLQAEKSHSSSSSSISFQTPKPMSESILTQELVSERSLSSRQGLKVVRPLPDPVPTGNIVITETSYGTGSTLPPSTLILDGKQPQSVTVTERVYTPASSLVDPQFVQQHASEGKVVVTERVIQPNGGIASSLGSIQDLSDSHYVVVRETERFLAPSSSLQPVQAGGQNLTITERVLTPASNLQASKTLVSGAGTLAPLHNFNLQESLASNSNVAMSATRVTKHTTVQHSYS; via the exons tccccttttttcacCCCAGGTACAAGTGCATGGTTGATACCAAAAGAACTGAAAGTAGGCACAAGTGAAGTCCACTTGTCAGTGAGTGATAATCAAGGATTAAGCTGTCCCGAAAAACAGATCCTTAAGTTGACAGTTTGCAACTGTGTGAGTGGTAGTGGCTGTGTCCAACCACTGGTCGACAACTATGTGGGGCTGGGGGCTGGAGCAATTGGCCTCATGATTTTCGCATTTCTTTTATTGCTAC tTATACCCCTCTTGTTGCTTCTGTGTCACTGtggaggagcaggagcaggagccaAAGGTTTCACAGTCATACCTGGAACTGTAGAGATGCTGCATCCATGGAACAATGAAGGGGCACCACCTGAAGACAAG gtAGTGACATCTCTCCTGACAACAGATCATGGGGGAAATTTTGGAGCATCTGCTGGAGGAGGAAGTAGAACAGGAGTCCTGTTAGGCAGTGAAACAACCAGAAGAGAAAGTAGCTTGGGCCATCAAACTATGACTATGGTAGATGGAGTATGGGAAGAACACAGAAGCCTTCTGAGTAGTGAAATAAAAAGAACTGGAGGGGCAGCAGGAGCCATTAGTGGTGTTTCAATGATGGGGGCTTCTGGAGCCACGAGTGGGACTACAACCATGGGAGCTTCTGGAGCCATGAGTGGGACCTCAACGATGGGTGCAGCAGGAGTCATGAGTGGGACTACAATGATGGGGGCAGCTGGAGCTACCGGATCCAGGACAGTTACTGGAGCACTAAATGAAGAATTTCTGAAAAGCTATTTCAGTGAG AAAGCTGTTTCCTTTGCTGATGATGAAATTGAAACTGGGAGAGACTGTCTTCTAGTTTATTCTCAGGAAGAAACACAATCTCTTCATGGTTCCGTTGGCTGTTGCAGTTTCATCGAGGCAGACTGGGATGACAATTACCTGGATGATTTGGGAATCAAGTTCAAGACGCTAGCAGAAATATGCATAGGTCAGACAATAGAGACAGCTAGCGAAACTGGCCTGAGTCACAAGGTTCACACCAAGGCTAGTGTGAATACAGTTTCACCTTCAGTTTATGAGCAGAATACTCTTCAGGCAGAAaaatcccattcctcctcctcttccagcATCAGCTTCCAGACTCCCAAGCCAATGAGTGAGTCGATCTTGACTCAAGAATTAGTCTCTGAAAGATCCTTATCTTCAAGGCAAGGGTTAAAGGTGGTAAGACCTCTCCCTGATCCAGTACCCACAGGTAACATTGTCATAACAGAAACATCCTATGGCACTGGTTCCACTTTACCACCAAGTACTCTGATCCTCGACGGCAAGCAGCCGCAGAGCGTCACAGTCACAGAGAGGGTGTACACTCCAGCTTCTAGTTTGGTAGACCCACAGTTTGTCCAACAGCATGCCAGTGAAGGCAAAGTAGTGGTCACCGAGCGTGTGATCCAGCCCAATGGCGGCATAGCCAGCAGCCTAGGAAGCATTCAGGATCTGTCTGATTCGCACTATGTGGTTGTTAGGGAAACAGAGAGATTCTTGGCCCCCAGCTCAAGCCTTCAGCCAGTTCAGGCTGGAGGACAGAATCTGACCATCACAGAGAGAGTGCTCACCCCAGCTTCAAACCTGCAAGCCTCAAAGACTCTGGTTTCTGGAGCTGGAACACTAGCCCCCCTGCACAATTTCAATTTACAGGAATCCCTGGCCTCTAATTCTAATGTAGCCATGAGTGCTACCCGAGTCACCAAGCATACCACTGTCCAGCATTCTTATTCCTAA